The sequence below is a genomic window from Ctenopharyngodon idella isolate HZGC_01 chromosome 11, HZGC01, whole genome shotgun sequence.
aatattttatgagcTCAGATTACGTCAGAGTGGATAACCTTTTACTGTAATAATTGGTGATATTTACCatttataactttaaaaaacGCAGTAGGGAAAACAGCTGTATTTTGGAACATGGTTGCCGCAAGTATAAGATTTTTGAAGGCAGTCTGAGTTCATCTTCCATTGACCAGCTGGTCCAGGCTTGGATTATCTTAGATCAACTCATTTCCTTGTTGGACCAGCTTTGATCTGCTCATGACCATCTTGAAACAGCTTGGACCAACTTCGACCTATTTATAACCAATTTATGACATGTTCCAAAACACAGCACCACACCAGCAGCGTTAACCAGCATGGAACTTTTTAGAagcataaaaacataacattgcAGTGAATTACTTGGTACATGTATGCTCATGTAAAAATGTGTGCTTTTTGTTTATCACAGGATGCCTGGATCCACACTAAAAATGTGCAGATCATGCAATGTCCACATTTCAGTGGCGTGCAAAACCTGCAAACATTGCGGGCAAAAACAAGACATGAAAAAGGCAGTAaaactttcaaaacaaaaaataaatgacaagtGGGTCAAAAACATGAAAGGTGGAAATAATTTTTGTAAACTCCTAAATTCTGCAAATGTTTTGGTAAGTCACTATATTAAATTCATTCAAGTTGACCTTTGGAGCATGAAGCATGATGAACTATATCAAAGGGATGtgtatgggggggggggggggggggggggaagaactatccctttaagtgtgtgcacatgtgtatgtgtgagtgagagtctgtgtgtgtgtgtgtgtgtatgagcgTATGAGCGTTTGGCCTCATGTAAAGCTGAAATGTGACGTAACCAGTTTTCAAAAAAATTCCAGAAATCTCCCGTCTTCCACTGGTTATACAAACACAGAGTTGCTGTGTCTGGCTCAGTGGATTGATCacgtgtgttgtgttgtgtataaaagtgttttataaACGTTTCTGTGATATTTTCCAGTAACATTTATAGCATATAAAGACAGGTGGGAGATGAAACAAAAATAGCGTCTTTATATTTTGCCTATAATTGcttctgccaaaaaaaaaaaaaagatttacactgccttattaattttattaaaagtaatattataCATTCAGCATTTTCCTATTAATGTCTGagtcatttttttcccttgtaATTACAGATTCACAAAATGCATGCCTTAGGGAGGTATCCTCTTCTTCTCTTGGGGAAGAGGAATGTTTTTGGAACCTTCTCAACTGACGTGATCACAGCCAATTCCTTTTTATCCCCAGAGGAGGTGTCCATTGACACAATAAAGAACATCTTTACAAGTCTTCTAAAAGGTAACTGTACTGCTAAagatttttcatttgtttcacCTTAGTGAAACAAATGTAATGTCAGCCAGTCAATGTACAGTTGTGCATTTATCTGTAGGTATATGACATTTGGAGCAATGGCTCATTTCTTACAGAGCAGCCTTTCAGGTGATGTCAATATCAGGCTTGTTTTACTGTAGAAATTGACACTTGTCCAGCTGTTGATCTGACAGCTCCTGCTCTGCTtcttttacagtgaaatattctGCCCAGGACAGTGGAGTTGAGACATGCATCCAAAGCATGTCGTCCAGTGAGGAAGATCGTGGTGCTAGCAATAAAGGGGATGATCTCAGTGGCAGCACTGGTGAGGATGTTGTTACTTTATTCCTTACTCCAGTGGATCTCTCATGCGAACCCTCTCACAAAAAGAGGATCCTGGAGAAATCTAAAGGTAATTATGTACAATCTATTTTGTTgattaataacagaaatagTTTTTAGCTATTTACCAAATATACACAAGCATCTAAATTTTGTAATTGTGACAAAAACTGTTGATGTCACCTGCATTGACACATCTTTAAGGTATATGTTGCTTCACACAATAACTCACAAGGCTGCTTTACCTGCTTCACCTCCAAAAGCTATCACACCTATCCTACCAACAGTTGTCCCTTTTCCATACTtggaaaatgtcattgcttcaCCCACAATGGTATGTTCTTCTGTATGTAAACTGTTTTCACCTAATGTTAACATGCATTTCCTATATTCCAGGTTATACGAACTCTTGATTTAGCACAATGTTTGATCTAAATGAATAATCACATACACTAAAATCTTTACATATGTTTGACTACTAATGTTTGAATTTGTGGTCCAGTTCATGCTGTAAACATCTTAAACGGTTTAAACAGAATGAATAATCAATAAGTAACCAATGAGGGCAGGTAAATGGGAATATAAccaacagaaacaaacaaacaagaaaaaaaaaaacatgatcgTTTTATATTGTGATTATAATGTCATTCAGATGTAAAAGTGCTACCCGTCATGCTTTTGTGCAGCTAAACATTATTCCATGTTGAGGTTAGTGTACAGTACTCTTAATATGACTTAAAAAAACAGATTGTATGCATTATGCATGTTGTTTTACTATATAGAGCATCATTTACAGAAATTTCAGACTAACATGTCAGGATGGTCtaaaacagtgcttttcaacTCCAGTCCTTGGGACCCACcactgctctgcacattttgtatgtctatCTTATCTGACACACTCAGTTGAGTTCAGGAAGTGTTTTCCtcatgagctgatgatctgaatcaggtgtgttaaataaggaagacatgcaaaatgtgcagagcagtgGGTCCCATCAGAGattgggtgcttctcaatcaGCTCCCCAGTTGATGCTCACTATGTTTCCTTAACTGAATTTCTGAAGCGCTAAACTTAAATCACGTGAGCCAACTCATTACACATAACGACTGACAAAGACACgcaatatatgttttaaaacagaaaccattattttattatatttcattgtTAGACAGGTAATTTGAAGAcaatctagctaacatttataatttattaatttattactcCTTACGGCTAAAATGTTGCACGTATGTAGCAAGCAAAGTTTTATCATAATTTTAATCATAATATACTTGCAAGTAATTCCAAGTAATGTCATAAAGATATCAGCTCTGCTGTTGTTTataaataccagtagtgatgttgtacaatgaggacgTTGTCATGTCACCGGAAATGTGTACTGAGCCAGGATCCCTATTATCCTTACCAGTGCCTGAATTtgtacacgatatactgattcacaagtttgggagctgattgagacgcacccattGACTTATTATTGGGGatatgagagggtctgtatctcttaccattggagaaagcataACAGATAACTTGGATCATGTGAGGGACTCTCTGACAGTCAGTTACAGTTTACATGAATCAGTTTCTCGTGGATTAGCGCGCTGGTCTTGTgaataaatgttctatatatGGTGTTATGTCACTAGTAAATGTACAGTAGGACTGCATTGTTTGTGGACTGTGCTTTACTACAGTAGAAAAGAGCTTGAATATCTCTATTAGCTGCAAATTAGGCACTGCAGGGAGCATAAAACATTTAAGATTACACTAACTTAATTGTgatttaatacatatttaattcattaaaattatatgtatatatttaacttcataaattattacaatacaaaTCTAACCTAGCAGCGATAGAAAGaacacttaatttttttattttcattaaacaacataCAATGTAACAcaatatttacaacattttctctttattcattatgcattatgtaagtgttaTATATGCATACATGCATAATAGTCATTACAATTCAGTACCATAACCAGTAAAACCTGAAAGCCAAAAAAAAGCTTCCTTTTAGACAATATACATTGCAATATCACTCAATATTACTATTAAAAACTGTGGTAATGCCATAAATGAGTCCTACCTGTCTTGACATTCCCTTCTCTGTCTtataaaataacctttttatcATAGTCAAATCTACATATCATACCCAATAAAGTATTGTTTAGCATAAAATATACTGAAGATTAGCAGACAGGCAGtcgattcattaaatgataagctTCCTCACAAAATCGGTTTATTCAATGTAGTGAAGCCTCTTCTCCATTaacatccatttaaaaaaacggCCTCTGGGTCTCCTTTCCTGCATACCAACAAAGCCACAGTGTTAGCATTAGCcattacgcttttttggctaaaggtttcAGTTACAGTGCCTTACAGTGTCTTTGGTCCCAAGGATTGGAGTTAAGAACCACCTGTCTAAAAGCACCTGTCTTTAGGTCCTGAGGACTCTGTCCAAGCCTCTGCTTCAGCACCCAATGCCCTTCATCTACCCATCTCAAAATTGATTACAGGTAACACTGTACTgtgactctatctatctatctatctatctatctatctatctatctatctatctgtctgtctgtctgtctgtctgtctgtctgtctgtctatatgtctgtctgtctgtctgtctatttatctatctgtctgtctgtctgtctgtctatttatctatctgtctgtctgtcatccatccattcacccctttctgtctatctaatcCATACGTTTAAACTCTTTTTAGGTCCTGAGGACTCTGTCCAAGCCTCTGCTTCAGCATCCAATGCCCTTCATCTACCCATCTCAAAATTGATTACAGGTAACACTGTACTgtgactctatctatctatctatctatctatctatctatctatctatctatctatctgtctgtatatctgtctgtctatctatctatctatctatctatctgtctgtctatttatctgtctgtatatctgtctgtctgtctatttatctgtctgtatatctatctgtctgtctgtctatttatctgtctatctatctatctgtctgtctgtctgtctgtctgtctatatgtctgtctgtctgtctgtctgcctgtctatctatctgtctgtctgtctgtccgtctgcctatctatctatttatctgtctgtctgtctgtctatctatctgtctgtctgtctgtctatttatctgtctgtctgtctatctatctgtctgtctgtcatccatccattcacccctttctgtctatctaatcCATACGTTTAAACTCTTTTTAGGTCCTGAGGACTCTGTCCAAGCCTCTGCTTCAGCACCCAATGCCCTTCATCTACCCGTCTCAAAATTGATTACAGGTAACACTATACTgtgactctatctatctatctatctatctatctatctgtctgtctgtctgtctgtctgtatatctgactgtctgtctgtctatctgtctgtatatctgtctgtctatctgtctatttatctgtctgtatatctatctatctgtctgtctgtctatttatctgtctgtctgtctgtctatatgtctgtctgtctgcctgcctgtctgtctgtctgtctgcctatctatctatttatctgtctgtctgtctgtcatccatccattcacccctttctgtctatctaatcTATACGTTTAAACTCTCTTTAGGTCCTGAGGACTCTGTCCAAGCCTCTGCTTCAGCACCCAATGCCCTTCATCTACCCATTTCAAAATTGATTACAGGTAACACTGTACTgtgactctatctatctatctatctatctatctatctatctatctgtctgtctatttatctgtctgtatatctgtctgtctgtctatttatctgtctgtatatctatctgtctgtctgtctatttatctgtctgtatatctatctgtctatctatctatctatctatctatctatctgtctgtctgtctgtctgtctatatgtctgtctatatgtctgtctgtctgtctgtctgcctgtctatttatctgtctgtctgtctgtctgtctatctatctgtctatctgtctgtctgtcatccatccattcacccctttctgtctatctaatcCATACGTTTAAACTCTCTTTAGGTCCTGAGGACTCTGTCCAAGCCTCTGCTGCAGCACCCAATGCCCTTCATCTACCCGTCTCAAAATTGATTACAGGTAACACTGTACTgtgactctatctatctatctatctatctatctatctatctatctatctatctatctatctgtctgtctgtctatctatctatctatctatctatctatctatctgtctgtatatctgactgtctgtctgtctatctgtctgtatatctgtctgtctatctgtctgtatatctgtctgtctatctgtctatttatctgtctgtatatctgactgtctgtctatttatctgtctgtatatctatctatctgtctgtctatctatctatctatctatctatctatctgtctatctgtctatttatctgtctgtatatctgtctgtctgtctgtctatctgtctgtatatctgtctgtctatctgtctatttatctgtctgtatatctgactgtctgtctatttatctatctgtatatctgactgtctgtctatttatctgtctgtatatctgtctgtctgtctgtctgtctgtctatctgtctatttatctgcctgtatatctatctatctatctatctatctatctatctgtctgtctgtctgtctatctatctgtctatctatctatctatctatctgtctgtctgtctgtctgtctgtctgtctgtctgtctgtcatccatccattcacccCGTTCTGTCTATCTAATCTATACGTTTAAACTCTCTATAGGTCCTGAGGACTCTGTCCAAGCCTCTGCTTCAGCACCCAATGCCCTTCATCTACCCATCTCAAAACTGATTATAGGTAACACTGTACTgtgactctatctatctatctatctatctatctatctatctatctatctatctatctatctgtctgtctgtttatctgtctgtatatctgtctgtctgtatatctatctgtctgtctgtctgtctatctgtctatctatctatctatctatctatctatctatctatctatctatctgtctgtctgtctgtctgtttatctgtctgtatatctgtctgtctgtctgtctatctatctatctgtctgtctgtctatctatctatctatctatctatctgtctgtctgtctgtctatatgtctgtctgtctgtctgtctatttatctatctgtctgtctatctatctatctatctatctatctatctatctatctatctgtctatctgtctatttatctgtctgtatatctgtctgtctgtctatctgtctgtatatctgtctgtctatctgtctatttatctgtctgtatatctgaCTGTCtctctatttatctatctgtatatctgactgtctgtctatttatctgtctgtatatctgtctgtctatctgtctatttatctgtctgtatatctgtctgtctgtatgtctgtctgtctatctgtctatctatctatctatctatctgtctgtctgtctgtctgtctgtttatctgtctgtatatctgtctgtctgtctgtctatctatctatctatctatctatctatctatctatctgtctgtctgtctgtctgtctgtctatatgtctgtctgtctgtctgtctgtctatttatctatctgtctgtctgtctgtctgtcatccatccattcacccctttctgtctatctaatcCATACGTTTAAACTCTTTTTAGGTCCTGAGGACTCTGTCCAAGCCTCTGCTTCAGCACCCAATGCCCTTCATCTACCCATCTCAAAATTGATTACAGGTAACACTGTACTGTGactctatctgtctatctgtctatctatctatctatctatctatctatctatctatctatctatctatctatctatctatctatccatctatctatctgtctgtctgtctgtttatctgtctgtctatctatctatctgtctgtctgtctgtctatctatctgtctatctgtctatttatctgtctgtatatctgactgtctgtctatttatctgtctgtatatctgtctatctgtctgtctatctgtctgtctatctatctatctatctatctatctgtctgtctgtttatctgtctgtatatctgtctgtctatctatttatctgtctgtatatctatctgtctgtctgtctatctatctatctatctatctatctgtctgtctgtctgtctgtctgtctatatgtctgtctgtctgtctgtctatttatctatctgtctgtctgtctgtctgtcatccatccattcacccctttctgtctatctaatcCATACGTTTAAACTCTTTTTAGGTCCTGAGGACTCTGTCCAAGCCTCTGCTTCAGCACCCAATGCCCTTCATCTACCCATCTCAAAATTGATTACAGGTAACACTGTACTgtgactctatctatctatctatctatctatctatctatctatctgtctgtctgtctgtctgtctgtctgtcatccatccatacacccctttctgtctatctaatcTATACGTTTAAACTCTCTTTAGGTCCTGAGGACTCTGTCCAAGCCTCTGCTTCAGCACCCAATGCCCTTCATCTACCCGTCTCAAAATTGATTACAGGTAACACTGTACTGtgactctatctatctgtctgtctgtctgtctgtctgtctgtctatctatctatctatctatctatctatctatctatctgtctgtctgtctgtctatttatctgtctgtctgtctatctatctgtctatctgtctgtctgtctgtcatccatccattcacccctttctgtctatctaatcTATACGTTTAAACTCTCTTTAGGTCCTGAGGACTCTGTCCAAGCCTCTGCTTCAGCACACAATGCCCTTCATCTACCCGTCTCAAAATTGAAGAAATTTAACTACAAGATTAAAGGTAATTCCcttaatgtcatttttgtttttatattacaatattttacacattcatgttaactgactttttttcctcctgCTGTTGAAAGTtaagtaaaaaatgtaattattttattggttttatttattgttatatattaccTTTACCCTATTAACTAATGTAATCAataagaaaggaaaaaaatggtACAGCATTACAGTATCAAAGGACTTGTATACTATTTCAAAGGATCTGTACACACATCAGGCAAAAGAATGTAGTTTGCAAAACGAAAAACATCTAGATGAGATTAATTGTCAGTCATCATCTATAGTTTGGGGCCATATGTACACTGAACTGTTCATTAAACAGTGTTTACCCCACAGTTTTTACAATGTACcttttaaactaaattttaaTACTTGAAATAAATTGGAAGATTGTCTTGGATTTTTTAACTATTAACACAATAAGGAATGTGATATGTAACACATGTGAATGtcagatttatttccatcaTTCTACAGCTATATGCCTTTGATTTTCTAtacatacatccatccatccatgcatacatacatacatacatacatacatccaGCATTGTGTATGTTTGAAGCCTCAGTCCTTTTCAAATAGTAGTATAATTATGTTTTTGCTCTCTTCCTAATAGACTGCCCAGTGCATTTAAACAAAGAAGACTTTCCATTTGTAAAAACCATGGGAACGAGAATATCAAGAAATGTAAGTaacattgaatttattttattcagcttGAATTTGAATTTCTGTGAGACAGCTTCAGACAGCtttgggatttaaaaaaataaataatttaaattttgggaaaaaaaataatgtcatttgcTTAATTTCAGGGGAAAAAAGAGACAAAGGTGCGCTGGCAGCCTTGCTCTGGCTGGTATGTACTTTTTATATTGATATTGatttatattgaaaaaaaactttgcatgTAAAATTTTCTAGTTAAGCTGTAAATAAAAccgttttttgtttgtgtgaacTTTATTCTCTTTATCTTATATTATGCTACTTAAATGCAGTTTTACTtgcatcttgttttttttttttgtttttttctcttagtatgaaaataatttacttaatgtattttcttttcCAGTGGAGTAAAGTGGAAGGACACGTGGGAGCCTTATGAACTTTTTCATTCAGttgaataaaaagtgttttttgtttgtttgtttttttcaaaagctTAATGCACTAAACCATTACAGaagatttgttttaatataGAGACACTTCAAGATATTATTAAACTGTATTGATTTGTCTGTCTCTATCTGCAATGTGCACTCATGTTTATCTTGACCACTCCCTCTTGTATTATAAGTTAATTTGTCCCAGCTGTTGTTCTTCATTACCCTCCTCAATTCTTTTCCTATATTTCTCCCCATTTTCTCTGTCCTCAGTTTGTTGTGTCTAGTCTCCTTTGTGGTTCCCCTGCAGGAGTCCTGACCCATGTTATTTTTGCACCTATTTTTGCACCTGCACCTGAGAGGTGTTTGAGAGGACTGTTTTCCCTCATTGGGGAGGTTTTCGCTGAAGTTTTGTCATTGTTCAATAAAGCTCAAGTGCATTCACTCTGCATATGAGTGTCCTCGCCTCATCTCTacccatatttatttatattcacacacacacaaatatatatatatatatatataatatatatatatatacatatacatatttatatatttatttatattcacacacaaatatatatatatatatatatatatatatatatatatacagtacataataGGGCTGTCAGGtgatttaaagttttaatttaattacatgatgtggcaattaatcacaatttaatCAAATCAATTTTTGCTGAAAAAGTACCCCcaagttttttttgtgtaaaacatcaaatagacattacaaaaagtagcttgagaatgaaatattttatttgattcaacagaGAATGTTTTGGACCATAAGGTTGAGTAAATAATTACTGAATTGTCATAATTGTCAACCAtacctttaatttcttttttaaataatatggaaaaaatggcaaaaaataaaataagaaactaCAACTCAGTGTATAACAtcaaagtacaaaagtactgtGAGAGCGAATAGAGAGCAGACAGCACTGTATGCTTTGGTCcgtattttgtgtattttataaaattgtGTATAAAATAACAATGAGCTTACTGCTTACTgaattgttgtataaaatcagtaggCCTATATGCTCTCGTTAGGCTATGGGACAAAACAGCACTCAtaacttgtgtgatattgctgaACTCATATGATCTAAATATGAGACAAACACTCAAACGGGGGCATTTTTGCATTCACTAAATATGTATAACTCACAGATAAGGTAAGTTACTTTTGCAGGTATTCCAATGTAACTTTTTCTGTATCATCTTCAAATATCATTATCACTTTTAATTCAAAGGtatgaaccttaatgtaatttCTTACAATTTGCATAATAGTTGAAAGCACTGCAggattcaatatatatatatatatatatatattttagtagtGTGGGGATGATACATGGGCAATTTAGTGTACACACACAATTCTTCACAATTTACAATTTTTACACTGGAAAGGCCACTACAGAGATCAGGTATCAACCATAAGGACATTCAAGATGGTACATTTCTCAAATTTCTCTGGTACAAATCTCAAAATCTCTAAACAATTCATACAAACAACAGCATGCAATTGTTTACCTGCAGACCGCAACTTTCCCTAATACTAAATCCAagtatttatgtaaatgaacatgTCTGTGCCAACAGATTACGTCCTTGTCCTTGAGTCTGGATAAACCCAAACACCTGTAGCACACGATTGTCTCCAAGACGTCTTCTAAAAAAGGTTCTGGTATAAAGTCAGTGTTACTTACAGTCTTTGAGTCCAAAAGTTtgtgcacctcttgatggaaataacattaacatttaaagCTGCATATAACtactccgtgtgtgtgtgtgtgtgtgtgtacgttcaCTACTcctatgtgtgtgcactaactggaTAGGTTAAATGCAGAAGGCAAATCTTGAGTATGGCTTACCATACTTAGCCTTCACAAGTCACtttcacattcacatttattttcatcagaAGCAGCATGAATATTTGTTCAAGATCTTGCATTGACAATGCAAAAGttaagcactctgtaaagtctccttcAGCACAATCCCCAGCACAAGCCTTTCACTGAGGCTAAGGTCAGAGGTGTCAATTcaggtgtgaaaatgattcttcatgctccttatccaaaaaatgtttttccacaAGTTCAgtctgatgaatcttgacattgttatcctggaatatggccatgatacctCTTCCAACATGTTTACggaatgaaaagctacacactccatcttttagggttaaaagaacattcaccaaacatataaaatggtagaaacataataatctctgtaataatgatccattagATTCATAAGTATTTACCTAAAATACAAACAGGactgtttgtatttttaatgactGGGCAGCGTAGTTTTGTACTACTCAGTAGCCTACAATTTTTTGAAGGACTTGGTTTTGTCTCTTTCTCAACCACATATGGACTCAGACTTGTCTCGGTCTCATACTAAGATAGGCTAcctcttgattttgttttaagaCCACAACTGCAGGAATATCACCAAATTGGTGATGCACTgtcttatttatttgttaacattttttatgCAATGTTTTAGGCATTTGTAcctctgcagtgcaaagatTCATTTTTGGTGTTAGTGATTTCATTTGGTGCAGCTCAGTGTTTTATGATtctaattgtatttattgattaaaaataagacatatCTCAAGCAGATGtggatctttcagatgaatttgaggAGTAGGCCTACTggtctggtcttggtcttgacttgGTCCCAACACTTAAAAGTCTTTTGGTCTCGGTCTCAACACACATTGGTCTTAGTCTTGGTGACACCATGGATAAGTTGtttattttgacattaattaaatgtaaatgcaatgtAATAATTAAAGTGTTTATCACTGAAATAGCCTATCATACATGCAAGGATTGGCGTTTGTTTGTGATTGGTTCATCCTCAATGGTGATGGAAAAAGTAACAGAAATCACGTGACTAAATAGATCGTGCCAATTTTCTGATATGGCTCTTCAATGTCGTTTCATTCGAGCTTGACAAAGCATTTTAAAGCTTTTTGtcacaatatttatatattacaaaCATTGTGATGATGATAGTTTATTAAATTGAACTGAACTTTTGTTCGTGTGCATTCCTCACGTGTCACGTAACGAAAGGAATAACGGATTCGGATCAGTAGACTTGACATGCTATATATTCTAGAAGATTCTGTTTAATAGGCGTGTTAAAGCGGCGCTGCGCCGACCTATTGGTTCTTAACATCAGTAATAAACGATCATGATCATGAACGAATAGTTGCGCATGCGTGGTCGCCAAAACAAACAATCGGAGAGCTGTTACATCAGAATACTTTGGTTAGTCATAAAACGATTGTGTAGTAATactaagaaaaatgttttaaaacggCAATTAATTGCACAATtaagtaatataaaaatatatttattatttattatatattatttatgtaatgGCACACATGTTCTCTAACAGCTTCTATTATAAAAGTATAACACTagttattgtaaaaaaatatagctGTTTTCTTAATGAATACACAAACAAGAAAatacaattacttttttattattttacattgattaacatgatttttttattttttattttttttag
It includes:
- the LOC127523010 gene encoding uncharacterized protein LOC127523010 isoform X7 gives rise to the protein MPGSTLKMCRSCNVHISVACKTCKHCGQKQDMKKAVKLSKQKINDKWVKNMKGGNNFCKLLNSANVLIHKMHALGRYPLLLLGKRNVFGTFSTDVITANSFLSPEEVSIDTIKNIFTSLLKVKYSAQDSGVETCIQSMSSSEEDRGASNKGDDLSGSTGEDVVTLFLTPVDLSCEPSHKKRILEKSKGPEDSVQASASAPNALHLPISKLITGPEDSVQASASASNALHLPISKLITGPEDSVQASASAPNALHLPVSKLITGPEDSVQASAAAPNALHLPVSKLITGPEDSVQASASAPNALHLPISKLITGPEDSVQASASAPNALHLPVSKLITGPEDSVQASASAHNALHLPVSKLKKFNYKIKDCPVHLNKEDFPFVKTMGTRISRNGKKETKVRWQPCSGCGVKWKDTWEPYELFHSVE
- the LOC127523010 gene encoding uncharacterized protein LOC127523010 isoform X10, with translation MPGSTLKMCRSCNVHISVACKTCKHCGQKQDMKKAVKLSKQKINDKWVKNMKGGNNFCKLLNSANVLIHKMHALGRYPLLLLGKRNVFGTFSTDVITANSFLSPEEVSIDTIKNIFTSLLKVKYSAQDSGVETCIQSMSSSEEDRGASNKGDDLSGSTGEDVVTLFLTPVDLSCEPSHKKRILEKSKGPEDSVQASASAPNALHLPISKLITGPEDSVQASASASNALHLPISKLITGPEDSVQASASAPNALHLPVSKLITGPEDSVQASASAPNALHLPISKLIIGPEDSVQASASAPNALHLPVSKLITGPEDSVQASASAHNALHLPVSKLKKFNYKIKDCPVHLNKEDFPFVKTMGTRISRNGKKETKVRWQPCSGCGVKWKDTWEPYELFHSVE